The following coding sequences lie in one Microbacterium sp. XT11 genomic window:
- a CDS encoding DUF2746 domain-containing protein: MSDAVLVALITGLLGPALVALITTGIRRRVKAIQGQVQNDHPTNLREELDDRHDETREWFRELRRDIGGLRQDLRGVRQDHSALAERVHRIEQREVDHD, encoded by the coding sequence ATGAGCGACGCCGTTCTCGTGGCGCTCATCACCGGCCTACTCGGGCCTGCTCTCGTCGCGCTCATCACGACCGGCATCCGCCGTCGCGTCAAGGCGATCCAAGGCCAGGTACAGAACGACCACCCGACGAACCTCCGAGAAGAACTCGACGACCGGCACGACGAAACCCGTGAGTGGTTTCGCGAGCTACGGCGCGACATCGGCGGACTCCGCCAAGACCTCCGCGGAGTCCGCCAAGACCACAGCGCGCTCGCTGAGCGCGTGCACCGCATCGAACAGAGAGAAGTCGACCATGACTAG